The nucleotide window GTCCATTCATGGCGGGCACAAGATCGTGCAGAATCCCAAAAGGGCTATGAAtacaaaaaaagcaaaaacatgTTAATgagaatattatatatatttttgaaaccCACAAAAAATACCATGATTTAAtttgcatgagagagagagagggggggagagagagaggaagatcCAATCATAACTTAGTATCAAATGTTGGTAAAAGAAGTTAATTAAGGTAAAGTTACTAAGTACTGTTATTATGTCTTTTCTCATAAAGCAACTTGCTAGCTACTATGCAAATTAGGGTTTAAAATATACTTGGCGTAGGGTTTTATAGGGAAGTACAGAATGAGATGGCTGCCATTTGAACATGTATATGCCCATTAGCATACCGATTTTGTCTTTAATTACATCTTATTGActgaaattttcttcttccggACAGAAAAGTTGATCAGTTCTTGACAAAAACTCAGAATCTAGCTAAGCTGGTtgcttaaaaatatataattttctctttctctaagAGATTAAAGCAACCCATCATCGATCTATATACAAAACTATAAATATGTAGTATGAAATTACCATTTTGTTGAGAGAGACAGGTGATCAAGATTCAAGATTGGTGCATGGTGAAGTTGGGATTGTGGTCGAGATTGGCCTTCAATAgattcctcttcttcttcttcttcttgtaagGAATTCCCCGAGCCTTGGCTTGAGAATCCCTGACTTCACGCAGATACACTCTTATAGCACCACTTGCAAATGGGTTTGTTTCTGGCAAACCACCATTCTCTTCATAAGCAGCTCTCAGCCGTCCGATCAGTGCATCAAGGCTCCCCCAAGCTTGCCTAAGTGGACAAGTGCAAGGGCCAGGAGGCTCTGGCTGCCCAAAAAACACGCACCCTTGTAAGTGCACCTTGGTCTTTCCGAATTGGTCCAAGTACCGAAGGAAATCCAGGACATGGTTTGAGTTACTCTGTGAAAGAGCAACTGGAGGCCTCTGGTTCCTCAAGTACTGCCCAAAAGTGTTCCAATCTCTCCTCTTCTGTGATTCGTACCGGCTCAGTTGAGCCGGCTGCGCCTGCTTCAGTTGTTGCtgatcagcagcagcagcagaagcaGACGACGATCCTTCTGCTACATCTTTCCCCTTGTTGGTGGACATCATAGCCAgtgataattttatttttgttttttttagtatttctTTGAGTAGGAGAGAAGTTGGAAAGGAATTTGAgggagaagaaaacaaatttgcagtgggagagaagaaaaggaaataataatattgaacAAGATCACATCGAGGATAGCTAGTGAGGAGACATGGTATGGGACCAATGAAAGTGCTTTAgctcctctttttcttcctctctcacaTTATTTTCTTGCTTTAATGGTACTATTAGATAGTGTTAATAAtactttattattttccatatttttattattgtgcttCCATCATCAAAGCAATCATTATCGAGTATATTAGCGTAATTAGTACTGTGGTTCAAAACCTGCTGACTAGGTAACCAGAGCTTAGTAACCCTAGTTAGCTTTGGATTTAGCTTCTAGTTACCAATTCAGGAAGCCCCAAGCTGAATTGAAATTTGCCATTACAAAAGTATAAGTATCCTTGGAAATTTGCAATGTTCACCTAATTAGTGGCAGTCTCTTCAAATCAATCAagcattttgatttttagTCGCGGATGGAAAATTCTTGGTTGTGATAGTTACCGAAATTtggtatgactagtcataccgTCATGTGgtgttattaatttataactatatatatactataatATGAGTGAACGGCATGTTTGGTATCTTATaaagttataatatattatacatgtcatatatatgtatgaatTCGTAATAATAGGTAGACTTGCCAATGGATCGGATTTTGATTCGAATATGGTGTAATTAATAGGAGATGGATTGGACTTTTCAATCCGATAATCCGATTACAATCTAAATCCAGTAATCCGATTATAAATGGATCCATATATGGATTATAGTTTATCCAATTCAATAATAATATGATCCGACTTAATATgaaatataatttagtttttctaTGCATTATATTAATATTCGAATCCAGTGCACTAAGAATACACTTAAAACTAATATTtatgataaaatatcaaatatgatATAAAAAGTAGAGaaatacaataaaagaacgaggctattgatgaaattttaattttttgtacaTCTCAAAATAAAATCCGATAATAATCTGATCCGATTCGAATCCGAATTTGATGCGTAACGGATATGGATAGATAGGTGCAATCTAGTAGTCC belongs to Prunus persica cultivar Lovell chromosome G4, Prunus_persica_NCBIv2, whole genome shotgun sequence and includes:
- the LOC18780559 gene encoding protein LIGHT-DEPENDENT SHORT HYPOCOTYLS 10 — protein: MMSTNKGKDVAEGSSSASAAAADQQQLKQAQPAQLSRYESQKRRDWNTFGQYLRNQRPPVALSQSNSNHVLDFLRYLDQFGKTKVHLQGCVFFGQPEPPGPCTCPLRQAWGSLDALIGRLRAAYEENGGLPETNPFASGAIRVYLREVRDSQAKARGIPYKKKKKKRNLLKANLDHNPNFTMHQS